A genomic region of Solanum dulcamara chromosome 2, daSolDulc1.2, whole genome shotgun sequence contains the following coding sequences:
- the LOC129881074 gene encoding uncharacterized protein LOC129881074, with product MALTAGNCNYSISRFYVQAIDTKEIKVTTKKETWQGRRDLLFSTVLIALVQVNDSQTELLKRYLKKSEENKVKNDKERLDSYYKRNYKDYFGYLEGTLKQKKEELTESEQGILDWLEKNK from the exons ATGGCCCTAACTGCTGGAAATTGTAATTATtctatttcaagattttatgttCAAGCAATTGATACCAAAGAAATTAAAGTGacaacaaaaaaagaaacatGGCAAGGAAGAAGAGATCTTCTATTTTCAACAGTACTTATTGCACTTGTTCAAGTCAATGATTCTCAAACTGAGCTTCTTAAGA GATACCTCAAGAAATCAGAAGAAAACAAGGTCAAGAATGATAAGGAG agATTGGATAGTTACTACAAGCGCAACTACAAAGACTATTTTGGCTACTTAGAAGGAACTTTGAAGCAAAAGAAAGAGGAACTTACTGAATCAGAGCAAGGCATTCTTGATTGGCTTGAAAAAAACAAATGA
- the LOC129881071 gene encoding nuclear pore complex protein NUP1-like yields MNGSVGPSSGTTQLAFTFDASPSALSTNTVSTSTSAAPGAFSFGANSAVSSTNALNASSTGSPSAFVFGGGNSASSQISSTAGIFGSNWQVPKSPGFSSPFSSATPNGFAFAFGSSSSSFTTPTTLTTAAVVFGSAPSIPNGPAFPFGSISLTNSSTQPMFGNPFTASPWNNNQMNMEDSMDVDTMHASSPAVAFGQPSVSRSPGGFVFGSTPNPFQFGGQQNQPAAAAQNPSPFAASGSLGAGGSFSLGSFGPEKSGRRIVKVNRNKNRRR; encoded by the coding sequence ATGAACGGCTCAGTCGGCCCTAGCAGTGGGACAACTCAGTTAGCGTTCACTTTTGATGCTAGTCCTTCAGCTTTGTCAACAAATACTGTCAGCACCTCCACTAGTGCTGCCCCCGGCGCATTTAGTTTTGGTGCTAATTCTGCAGTTTCATCAACAAATGCTCTCAATGCCAGCAGTACAGGCAGTCCTAGTGCATTTGTTTTTGGTGGCGGCAATTCTGCCTCTTCACAAATTTCCAGTACTGCTGGAATTTTCGGTTCCAATTGGCAGGTCCCAAAGTCTCCAGGCTTTAGTTCCCCATTTAGTTCTGCTACCCCTAATGGGTTTGCATTTGCATTTggatcatcttcatcttcttttacTACTCCAACTACTCTAACCACTGCAGCTGTGGTCTTTGGATCAGCACCCAGTATCCCTAATGGACCAGCCTTTCCATTTGGTTCAATTTCTTTGACAAACTCGTCTACGCAGCCCATGTTCGGGAATCCTTTTACTGCGTCCCCTTGGAATAATAACCAGATGAACATGGAAGACAGTATGGACGTGGACACTATGCACGCATCTTCCCCTGCTGTTGCATTTGGTCAACCTTCTGTCTCACGCTCTCCTGGTGGTTTCGTGTTTGGTTCAACACCTAATCCATTCCAGTTCGGCGGCCAGCAGAATCAGCCTGCTGCTGCTGCTCAGAATCCATCTCCATTTGCAGCGTCAGGCAGTTTAGGTGCTGGAGGGAGTTTCTCATTGGGTAGCTTTGGTCCTGAGAAATCAGGTCGAAGGATTGTCAAGGTTAATAGAAATAAGAACAGAAGGAGGTGA
- the LOC129881072 gene encoding vacuolar protein sorting-associated protein 60.2-like codes for MKRVFGIKKETQPAPSVQDASDRINKRGESVEEKIKRLDAELARYKEQLKKTRPGPAQEAVKARAMRVLKQKRMYEGQRDMLYNQTYNLDQVSFASEGIKDAQQTMAAMKSANKELKGMMKTVNIQDVDNLQDEMTDLMDVSNEIQETLGRSYGVPDDVDEEELMGELDALEADMEFEEGVPSYLQPDKEPDLDSELSMPSAPMGHAPMPAGRANPQAEDELGLPAVPRASLRG; via the exons ATGAAGAGAGTTTTCGGCATTAAGAAGGAAACACAACCTGCTCCATCGGTTCAAGATGCTTCTGATAGG ATCAATAAAAGAGGCGAGTCAGTGGAAGAGAAAATCAAGAGGCTTGATGCTGAACTTGCAAGGTACAAGGAACAGCTAAAGAAGACTCGTCCAGGTCCAGCTCAGGAAGCAGTAAAAGCTCGAGCTATGAGAGTGTTGAAGCAAAAGAGAAT GTATGAAGGTCAGCGGGACATGCTCTACAATCAGACATACAACTTAGACCAAGTCTCATTTGCTTCTGAGGGGATCAAAGATGCTCAGCAAACA ATGGCTGCAATGAAGTCAGCAAACAAAGAATTAAAAGGAATGATGAAAACTGTGAACATTCAAGATGTAGAT AACCTACAAGATGAAATGACAGACCTGATGGATGTAAGCAATGAAATTCAAGAGACTCTTGGTAGAAGCTACGGTGTGCCTGATGACGTTGATGAAGAAGAGCTCATGGGTG AGCTTGATGCTCTGGAAGCGGACATGGAGTTTGAAGAAGGTGTCCCTTCATACCTACAACCTGACAAGGAACCAGATCTGGATTCAGAGCTTAGCATGCCATCAGCACCAATGGGACACGCGCCAATGCCAGCTGGTAGAGCTAACCCGCAG GCTGAAGATGAACTAGGCTTACCTGCTGTCCCTCGTGCATCACTTCGCGGTTAG
- the LOC129881075 gene encoding LRR receptor-like serine/threonine-protein kinase GSO2 has translation MININKEVVSNSNNTSDFSLIGTISPLLFNLDHMQHLDLSFNNFMYSKLPVEISNLTKLTYLNLSNAMFQDSIATQFTNLTSLRSLDLSCANLVPDFSSVSVSLTFPLKLDFGSLFSFISYGYLSSPNLRWLQGLRRLRYLVLTGVDLSKASESFHWAKPISNLSNLMSLHLSNCNISGRIPIGKLVNLTNLATLDMSSNVLTSSIPDLLSNLTTLSVLDFSSNNLDGHMPYLPQLEELSVSGNPAMTIDLVSMFSAPLSKLTFLDISFVRVGGMIPPSLSNLTSLTFFRADGCSIQGSIPPSLTKLKRLSVLMLNDNDITGQLPVSMSSLVSLQYLSLFQNGLGGHIPISICQIPSLEYLNLEWNDLTGRLPLCILQLPKLSSLYIQRNRLNGNMPLSLFRKSRLDEISLGTSGLSLEIDDQDQPFVQTLQPKILDFTSCNMRGEIPDFFSNFTSLVVLNLANNSLSGAIPHWLFNLPALSILSLPMNNFKGFIPPMIQLKSSLFPTIVNLARNKLQGPLPTHLENVDVIDLSLNNFVGSIPSRIGEFPGIRSISLSGNTIHGPIPESFCQVTNVLQVLDLSNNSLSGTIRRNLGNCKSLIYLNLGQNKLTGSVPKELERVTSLRYLDLNGNQFKGSFPKVIEQFQDLEILNLAGNKFEGRIPKFIGELHSLRILVLASNTFNESIPEGLMKLENLQYIGLSRNNLSGPIPENLDGLKMMTKRQREATILGYVYSLKFTGAQLEIVTKGQTHWLESVYSYNTGFDISSNALTGKIPEKIGLLIGIPFLNLSHNNLFGLIPKTIGEMISLESLDLSYNHFTGEIPETLTLLDFLQYLNMSYNNLSGNIPRNPHFDTLYQDGTTYIGNKYLCGVPGGMNCSYHGPSITEKIEDIFDQEDVLFVLVIFFGYVTGISGLFLFLYLMKDNWRNKYWRTIDKIVLKIVKSVP, from the coding sequence ATGATCAATATCAATAAGGAAGTTGTTTCAAATTCTAACAACACGTCCGATTTTTCTCTTATAGGTACTATATCTCCATTGCTCTTCAATCTTGACCATATGCAACATCTCGACCTGAGTTTCAACAACTTCATGTACTCAAAGTTACCGGTTGAGATATCGAACTTAACTAAGTTGACTTATCTCAATCTGTCAAATGCCATGTTTCAAGATTCCATAGCCACACAATTCACAAACCTTACATCTCTAAGGTCTCTCGATCTTTCGTGTGCTAATTTAGTACCCGATTTTTCTTCTGTTTCTGTTAGCTTGACATTTCCACTGAAGTTGGATtttggatcattgttttctttTATAAGCTATGGTTATTTGTCTAGTCCAAATCTAAGGTGGTTACAAGGGCTGCGACGTCTCAGATATCTAGTATTGACTGGTGTTGACCTATCAAAGGCGTCCGAATCATTTCATTGGGCTAAACCAATATCAAACCTTTCAAATCTCATGTCACTTCATTTGTCCAACTGCAACATTTCAGGAAGAATTCCGATAGGGAAATTAGTTAACCTTACTAATCTTGCTACTCTAGATATGAGTTCTAATGTTCTAACATCATCGATACCTGATCTGCTATCGAACCTCACAACCCTCTCGGTATTAGATTTTAGTAGCAACAATTTAGATGGTCATATGCCTTACCTTCCTCAACTCGAAGAACTTTCTGTTTCTGGCAATCCTGCTATGACCATAGATCTTGTTTCAATGTTTTCTGCCCCGTTGTCAAAGTTGACATTTCTTGACATAAGCTTCGTTCGTGTAGGTGGAATGATTCCTCCTTCTTTAAGCAACTTAACTTCATTAACCTTTTTCCGAGCTGATGGATGCTCGATCCAAGGGTCCATACCACCTTCTTTAACAAAACTTAAGAGATTAAGTGTACTGATGCTGAACGACAATGATATCACAGGCCAACTTCCTGTATCCATGTCCAGTTTAGTTAGCCTTCAATACTTATCTCTATTTCAGAACGGATTAGGAGGTCACATTCCCATTTCGATCTGTCAAATCCCCTCCCTCGAGTACCTAAATTTAGAATGGAATGATCTAACAGGACGTCTTCCGTTGTGCATACTTCAGCTTCCTAAGCTTTCATCTCTTTATATTCAGAGGAATAGACTGAATGGTAATATGCCATTGTCTTTGTTCCGAAAGTCTAGATTGGATGAAATTAGTTTAGGAACTAGTGGATTGTCATTGGAAATCGATGATCAAGATCAACCCTTTGTGCAAACGTTGCAGCCCAAGATTTTGGATTTCACATCTTGCAACATGAGAGGAGAAATCCCGgatttcttttcaaattttacGAGCCTCGTGGTTTTGAATTTGGCTAACAACAGTCTATCGGGTGCCATACCACACTGGTTGTTCAATCTCCCTGCCCTCTCTATACTATCTTTGCCTATGAATAACTTCAAGGGATTTATACCTCCAATGATTCAGCTGAAATCTTCTCTTTTCCCAACAATAGTAAATTTAGCCAGAAACAAACTTCAAGGCCCTCTCCCTACTCACCTCGAGAATGTTGACGTCATTGATTTATCACTTAACAATTTTGTAGGCTCAATTCCATCACGGATAGGAGAATTTCCCGGTATCAGGTCCATATCTTTATCCGGAAACACAATTCATGGTCCAATACCTGAATCATTTTGCCAAGTGACTAACGTTCTTCAGGTTCTTGATCTCTCTAATAATAGCCTGTCAGGCACCATTCGACGTAATTTGGGAAACTGCAAGTCTCTCATTTACCTTAATCTTGGACAAAACAAGCTCACTGGAAGTGTTCCAAAAGAACTTGAACGCGTTACAAGCCTTCGTTACCTTGACCTGAACGGGAATCAGTTCAAAGGATCTTTTCCAAAAGTGATTGAACAGTTTCAAGATTTGGAGATTCTGAACTTGGCAGGAAATAAATTTGAAGGACGGATACCAAAGTTCATCGGTGAGCTACACAGCCTCCGTATACTCGTTCTTGCATCGAATACTTTCAATGAATCTATCCCGGAAGGGCTAATGAAGTTGGAAAATCTACAATATATCGGTTTGTCCAGGAACAATCTGTCCGGTCCCATTCCTGAGAATCTCGATGGCTTGAAAATGATGACAAAAAGACAAAGAGAGGCAACAATCTTAGGTTATGTTTACTCACTCAAGTTCACTGGTGCTCAGCTAGAAATAGTCACCAAAGGACAGACACATTGGCTTGAGTCAGTGTATTCCTACAACACTGGATTCGACATCTCGAGCAATGCTCTTACTGGTAAAATCCCTGAAAAAATTGGCCTTTTAATTGGAATCCCATTCCTGAATCTCTCACATAACAATCTTTTTGGACTGATCCCAAAGACTATCGGCGAGATGATTTCACTCGAATCGTTGGATCTCAGCTATAACCATTTCACAGGTGAAATTCCAGAGACATTGACATTGTTAGATTTTCTCCAATATCTTAACATGTCTTATAACAATTTGAGTGGAAACATTCCAAGAAATCCACATTTTGACACATTATATCAAGATGGAACAACATATATTGGGAACAAATACTTGTGTGGTGTTCCTGGTGGTATGAATTGCAGTTACCATGGACCTTCTATTACTGAAAAGATAGAAGACATATTTGATCAAGAAGATGTCCTGTTTgttttagttatattttttggCTATGTAACAGGAATTTCTGGATTGTTTTTGTTCTTATATTTGATGAAGGACAATTGGAGGAACAAGTACTGGAGGACAATAGACAAAATTGTGTTAAAAATAGTAAAGAGTGTACCATGA
- the LOC129881077 gene encoding protein SMAX1-LIKE 3-like, whose protein sequence is MRTNVSFQQALTVESSSIVKQALNLAKRRGHSHVTPLHVASAMLVSSSSTLLRKACIQSHSHPIQYKALELCFNVTLNRLPTSASNPILEPHVHPPFLSNALVAAFKRAQAYQRRGSIENQQQQQHLKVEIEQLVISILDDPSVSRVMSEAGFSSIQLKTNVEHAISSENSTKPMVIASGNDLKLSLCKLGDDPSVSKVMREASFSSIQLKTNVEHVISSEISCKNSAKPMVIAPNNLTLSLCKSSDDQIKIDADVTSVIEAMMNKKRQNTVIIAECLTNAEGVVRGVIDKFDKGEVSSHMQHVQFISVPLSTLRNVSKEEFEAKIEELRILLKTYIHRGVVLYLGDLEWISEFWTKVHNEKKNNYMILVLSRLLCGEMSENGRLWLMGIASFQTYMKCKTGCPSLQTLWDLHPFTIPVVSLDLSLNLESDLHSHFISKTTLDGVKKQLTCCADCVANFNREAQNIIMSNVVKTESTTSYYSSSSLPSWLQKYKEVNRQDNNSNQIFQESEEMKNLCKKWNFICSSAHKHDHNFIEKGFFSPSSSSPCSSTSISSSSNTSKNEHQFLNTKPELLSNPNSIPNSASSSEESEYIEHLDRFKELNPKLCCSDSPEMLLHSCRILQKCTHPSTFLNNSSNMKILCKALEKKVPWQKDIIPDIVSTILECRHKMEETWLLFLGDDSQGKEKISRELAKIIFGSQDNFISIGLSIFSSSTRTDLTDQEASNKRSRDERGQSYLERFANAIQENPSRVFFMEDMDQVDSFSQKGIQKAIETGKLTLPNGDLALIKDSIVIFSCEEDFSSISRTCFPTNIQKFSEAKRENDASLDLNIATGENRDENFVYDFGIFESVDKQIMFKM, encoded by the exons atgaGGACTAATGTTAGTTTCCAACAGGCACTAACTGTTGAATCTTCAAGTATAGTGAAACAAGCTTTGAACTTAGCTAAAAGAAGAGGACATTCACATGTAACTCCTCTTCATGTAGCAAGTGCAATGTTAGTTTCTTCTTCATCGACGCTTTTAAGAAAAGCTTgtattcaatcacattctcatCCAATTCAGTACAAAGCTCTTGAACTTTGCTTCAATGTGACACTCAATAGGCTTCCTACCTCTGCATCTAATCCGATTCTCGAACCTCATGTTCACCCTCCTTTTCTTTCTAATGCCTTAGTTGCTGCATTTAAAAGGGCACAAGCCTATCAACGTCGCGGTTCAATAgagaatcaacaacaacaacagcaccTCAAAGTAGAAATTGAGCAGCTGGTTATTTCAATTCTTGATGATCCTAGTGTTAGCAGAGTCATGAGTGAAGCTGGTTTTTCTAGCATCCAACTAAAAACCAATGTAGAACACGCTATTTCTTCCGAAAATAGCACAAAACCCATGGTCATAGCATCAGGAAATGACCTCAAATTGTCACTATGCAAATTAGGTGATGATCCAAGTGTTAGCAAAGTCATGAGGGAAGCCAGTTTTTCTAGCATCCAACTAAAAACCAATGTAGAACACGTGATTTCTTCGGAGATTTCTTGCAAAAATAGCGCAAAACCAATGGTCATAGCACCAAATAATCTCACATTGTCACTATGCAAATCAAGTGATGATCAAATCAAGATTGATGCTGATGTGACGAGTGTTATAGAAGCAATGATGAACAAAAAAAGGCAAAACACAGTTATTATAGCGGAGTGTTTAACCAATGCTGAAGGAGTCGTTAGAGGAGTTATCGATAAGTTTGATAAAGGAGAAGTATCATCACACATGCAACATGTTCAGTTCATAAGTGTTCCACTTTCTACACTGAGAAATGTCTCGAAAGAAGAATTCGAGGCCAAGATTGAAGAGCTAAGGATTTTACTAAAAACCTATATACACAGAGGGGTTGTTTTATATTTAGGTGATCTTGAATGGATATCTGAGTTTTGGACTAAAGTACacaatgagaaaaaaaataactacATGATATTGGTGCTTAGTAGACTGTTATGTGGTGAAATGAGTGAAAATGGAAGGCTGTGGCTTATGGGAATTGCTAGTTTTCAGACTTATATGAAATGTAAAACTGGCTGTCCTTCTCTACAGACTCTTTGGGATCTTCATCCTTTTACAATTCCTGTTGTCAGCTTGGATCTCAGCCTTAATCTTGAAAG TGATCTGCATAGTCACTTTATAAGCAAGACAACTCTAGATGGAGTCAAGAAGCAGCTAACTTGTTGTGCTGATTGTGTGGCCAACTTCAACAGAGaagctcaaaacatcatcatgagcaATGTAGTCAAAACTGAGTCTACTACATCTTATTACAGCAGTTCAAGTTTGCCTTCATGGCTTCAAAAGTACAAAGAAGTGAATAGACAAGATAACAACAGCAATCAGATTTTT CAGGAATCAGAAGAAATGAAGAATCTTTGCAAGAAGTGGAACTTTATTTGCAGTTCTGCCCAcaaacatgatcataactttataGAGAAAGGCTTTTTTAGTCCATCTTCATCATCTCCTTGTTCCTCTACTTCAATATCATCTTCATCAAACACATCAAAGAACGAACATCAATTCTTGAATACAAAGCCTGAGCTTCTATCCAATCCCAATTCAATTCCCAATTCAGCTTCATCAAGTGAAGAAAGTGAATATATTGAGCACTTAGATAGGTTTAAGGAGTTGAATCCAAAGCTATGCTGCTCCGACTCTCCAGAAATGTTGTTACATTCGTGTCGAATCCTCCAGAAATGCACGCACCCGTCGACCTTTTTGAACAATTCGAGCAACATGAAGATTCTTTGCAAGGCATTGGAGAAAAAAGTTCCATGGCAAAAAGATATAATCCCTGATATAGTTAGCACAATTCTTGAATGTAGACACAAAATGGAAGAAACTTGGCTTTTGTTCTTAGGTGATGATTCTCAAGGCAAAGAGAAAATTTCAAGGGAGTTAGCTAAAATAATCTTTGGCTCTCAAGATAACTTCATTTCCATTGGATTAAGTATATTTTCATCATCAACAAGAACAGATTTAACTGATCAAGAAGCCAGTAACAAAAGATCCCGAGATGAGCGAG GTCAGAGTTATCTCGAGAGGTTTGCAAATGCAATTCAAGAAAATCCTAGCAGAGTATTCTTCATGGAAGATATGGATCAAGTTGATTCTTTTTCACAAAAGGGTATTCAAAAAGCTATTGAAACTGGAAAATTAACACTTCCTAATGGTGATTTAGCGTTAATTAAAGATTCTATAGTCATTTTCAGCTGTGAAGAGGACTTTAGTTCAATTTCAAGAACATGTTTTCCTACAAATATTCAGAAATTTAGTGAAGCAAAAAGAGAAAATGATGCTTCATTGGATTTGAATATTGCCACTGGAGAAAAtagggatgaaaattttgtatatgattttggtatttttgagtCAGTGGACAAACAAATCATGTTCAAGATGTAA
- the LOC129881073 gene encoding uncharacterized protein LOC129881073 — MADSGGEKKRVVVIGGGVAGSLIARSLQDEANVTLIDMKEYFEIPWAALRSMCDPSFAKRVVFSHSEYLPHGNVITSAAANITDTEVVTVKGDRVAYDFAVIATGHSENGAYTKDEKFAQYQTDHEKIKSASSILIIGGGQTGVELAAEIAVDYPDKKVTIVHRGSMLLEFIGESASNKVVHWLKSRKVEIILGQSVDVNSAKDGVYKTSGGQTIDAECHFICIGKPIGSGWLKETVLKGSLDIHGRLMVDSNLKVKGRSNVFGIGDITDIPEIKLGYLAQRHAGIAAKNIRLLMKNANDNNLNVYKPALSLSLIALGKREAVAQFYCISCIGRLPGMIKSGDLFVGRTRKQLGLLSELQ, encoded by the exons ATGGCGGATTCTGGGGGAGAGAAGAAAAGAGTAGTGGTGATTGGAGGTGGCGTTGCTGGATCTCTTATTGCACGGAGTCTTCAAGATGAGGCTAATGTTACCCTCATTGATAT GAAGGAGTATTTTGAGATTCCTTGGGCTGCCTTAAGGTCAATGTGTGATCCTTCATTTGCAAAACGAGTCGTCTTTAGTCACTCCGAATACCTTCCCCATGGAAATGTCATTACATCTGCTGCTGCTAACATCACGGATACAGAGGTTGTAACTGTAAAAGGTGACAGAGTTGCGTATGATTTTGCTGTTATAGCTACTGGTCACTCAGAAAATGGTGCTTACACGAAAGATGAGAAGTTCGCTCAATACCAAACAG ATCATGAAAAGATTAAATCTGCCAGCTCTATATTAATAATCGGGGGAGGACAAACAGGCGTGGAACTGGCTGCTGAAATTGCTGTGGATTATCCCGATAAGAAGGTAACGATTGTGCATAGGGGATCAATGTTGTTGGAATTTATTGGAGAAAGTGCCAGCAATAAGGTAGTGCATTGGCTAAAATCAAGGAAGGTTGAAATCATTTTGGGGCAATCTGTCGATGTAAATTCTGCAAAAGACGGTGTTTACAAAACATCTGGTGGACAAACTATAGACGCTGAATGTCATTTTATATGCATTGGAAAGCCGATTGGTTCAGGGTGGCTAAAAGAAACCGTCTTGAAAGGTAGTTTGGATATTCATGGAAGGTTGATGGTTGATTCTAATTTGAAGGTCAAGGGTCGAAGCAATGTCTTTGGTATCGGAGATATTACTGATATCCCT GAAATTAAACTAGGATACTTGGCTCAAAGACACGCAGGGATAGCTGCCAAGAACATAAGATTGTTAATGAAGAATGCGAACGACAACAACTTGAATGTATATAAACCTGCTTTGTCATTATCATTAATTGCTCTAGGCAAAAGAGAGGCTGTAGCGCAGTTTTACTGTATATCGTGTATTGGACGCCTTCCAGGGATGATCAAATCAGGAGATTTATTTGTCGGGAGGACTCGAAAGCAACTTGGTTTGCTATCTGAACTTCAATAA